A region from the Paludicola sp. MB14-C6 genome encodes:
- a CDS encoding alpha-mannosidase, whose translation MLNNAQIERMLAKLKQLELTLEPYVFTKRDTLNLKKYETKDHLYSVPSDDSLFTEVTKGDVWGAERHYCWFKGSYTVPAELAGVPLYAYPHIGSYETMLWVDGVPFGEFAYKIAPTGHGNHYCDMVRLEPKAGETIELGFEAYAGHFVIGCYPFEVAEPRTFQYTFESIDICTKNQDIADFIFDLKALNQLASTMDKYSFRRGDVINCLAKVHETVYYSPEHTDEAIWREALKEARAIMAPCLAVKNSESAPSVGIIGHSHMDTAWLWDIAETIKKCARTYSNQLNLMEQYPEYRFIQSSAYHLEMMRRHYPELFKKIQAAVKTGRYEPNGAVWVECDCNITSGESMIRQFLWGQKYTQKYFDFTSDCFWLPDTFGYSAAIPQIMKGCNVDYFLTTKLSWNDTTTFPYETFKWEGIDGTEVFCHFNTTHNWPEPETLIQRTEGRGAVNSLQQKTVSDKRLVSYGFGDGGGGPQFEMIEMSRRCKDLDGCPKAEHMSVSHFMKDLEATAVNPNTYAGELYLELHRGTLTNQHQIKYNNRKAEIAIHNAEILTVANAVKEGKVASDEKIRPQLETLLVNQFHDILPGTCIQTAHEQSHKETTAVIANANAIISENTANNGDAKKVSVINTLSFDVNDVIYLDDNGCIDADDTVCQQHIRDLDDNKKVAVVGIKLPALSSTVLQYGDKCACSNTNFTYEGNKVTTPFATITFNEKGYIASYIDKANGRELVGNSYAFNTFLMAEDVPSAWDNWDFDADCQVKFKDSAELLSEEVISNGAAQLRIRRTYKLTELSSIKQDMIFNVHTPRIDFETEITWHDKRRFLKTAFDTTILSRQARHEIQFGYVNKPTTRNTETEQAMFEVVNHKYTDLSETKYGCAILNDCKYGISVEGGNMRLSLHKGGIRPDPRGDAGVHKVTYSFLPHNEAFGADSVIKPAYMANYKPIIVSGEYNMPKLVGVDAANIIIETIKPCEENERAFIVRLYEAEGTYTKADLSIDIPAAKVEETNMLEEVKAELACQDGVALAFKPFEIKTIKISY comes from the coding sequence ATGCTCAATAACGCACAAATAGAACGTATGCTTGCCAAGTTAAAACAACTTGAGTTAACATTGGAACCATACGTTTTCACAAAAAGAGATACTTTGAATCTTAAAAAGTATGAAACAAAAGACCATTTATATTCCGTTCCAAGTGATGATTCTTTGTTTACAGAAGTAACAAAAGGTGATGTTTGGGGCGCTGAACGCCATTATTGTTGGTTTAAAGGCTCATATACCGTTCCAGCTGAGCTAGCAGGTGTTCCATTATACGCTTATCCACATATCGGAAGTTATGAAACAATGCTTTGGGTTGATGGCGTTCCGTTTGGTGAATTTGCTTATAAAATTGCTCCAACAGGTCACGGCAACCATTACTGCGATATGGTTAGATTAGAGCCAAAAGCTGGCGAAACCATTGAATTGGGCTTTGAAGCATATGCCGGACATTTTGTAATTGGTTGTTATCCATTTGAGGTTGCAGAACCAAGAACTTTTCAATATACATTCGAAAGCATTGATATTTGTACCAAAAATCAAGATATTGCTGATTTTATCTTTGACCTAAAAGCATTAAATCAACTTGCTTCTACAATGGACAAGTATAGCTTCCGTCGTGGTGATGTTATAAACTGCTTAGCTAAAGTCCATGAAACCGTTTACTATTCCCCTGAACATACTGATGAAGCAATTTGGAGAGAAGCTTTAAAGGAAGCAAGAGCAATTATGGCTCCTTGTCTTGCAGTTAAAAATTCAGAATCTGCTCCTAGCGTTGGTATCATCGGTCACTCACATATGGACACTGCATGGCTTTGGGATATTGCGGAAACAATTAAGAAATGTGCTAGAACTTACTCCAATCAGTTAAACTTAATGGAACAATATCCTGAATATCGTTTTATCCAAAGTAGTGCTTACCACCTGGAAATGATGCGTCGCCATTATCCTGAACTATTCAAAAAGATTCAAGCTGCAGTAAAAACTGGCCGTTATGAGCCAAATGGTGCGGTTTGGGTAGAATGCGATTGTAATATCACTTCAGGTGAATCTATGATTCGTCAATTCCTATGGGGACAAAAATATACGCAAAAATACTTTGATTTCACATCTGACTGCTTCTGGTTACCAGATACTTTCGGCTACAGTGCTGCTATTCCACAAATCATGAAGGGCTGTAACGTAGATTACTTCTTAACTACAAAATTATCTTGGAATGATACTACTACTTTCCCTTATGAAACATTTAAATGGGAAGGTATTGATGGAACTGAAGTATTCTGTCATTTTAATACAACCCACAACTGGCCTGAGCCTGAAACTTTAATCCAACGTACAGAGGGACGTGGCGCTGTAAACTCACTTCAACAAAAAACAGTTTCCGATAAACGTTTGGTATCTTATGGCTTTGGTGACGGTGGCGGAGGACCTCAATTCGAAATGATCGAAATGTCTCGTCGCTGCAAAGATTTAGATGGATGTCCTAAAGCAGAACACATGAGTGTATCTCACTTTATGAAAGACTTAGAGGCTACTGCTGTTAATCCAAACACTTATGCAGGTGAACTATACCTAGAGTTACACCGTGGTACTCTAACAAACCAACACCAAATTAAGTATAACAACAGGAAAGCAGAAATTGCAATCCACAATGCGGAAATCCTAACTGTTGCGAATGCAGTAAAAGAAGGGAAAGTGGCATCTGACGAAAAAATCAGACCACAATTGGAAACTTTGCTTGTCAACCAATTCCATGACATTCTTCCTGGTACTTGTATTCAAACAGCACATGAACAATCTCACAAAGAAACAACTGCTGTAATTGCAAATGCTAATGCAATTATTAGTGAAAATACAGCAAACAATGGTGATGCAAAGAAAGTCAGCGTTATCAATACTTTGAGCTTTGATGTAAACGATGTGATCTATTTAGACGATAACGGTTGCATTGATGCAGATGATACCGTATGTCAACAACACATTCGTGACTTGGATGATAACAAAAAAGTTGCAGTTGTAGGTATAAAACTACCTGCATTGTCTTCTACTGTATTACAATATGGTGATAAATGCGCTTGTAGCAACACAAACTTCACTTACGAAGGTAACAAGGTAACCACTCCATTTGCTACAATTACATTTAACGAAAAAGGATACATTGCTTCTTATATCGATAAAGCTAACGGACGTGAATTAGTTGGAAACAGTTATGCATTCAATACTTTCTTAATGGCTGAAGATGTGCCAAGTGCTTGGGATAACTGGGACTTTGACGCTGATTGTCAAGTGAAGTTTAAGGATTCTGCAGAGTTGTTAAGCGAAGAAGTAATTTCTAATGGTGCTGCACAACTTCGTATTAGAAGAACCTATAAGCTTACCGAACTATCTTCTATTAAGCAAGATATGATTTTCAATGTGCATACTCCACGTATTGACTTTGAAACAGAAATTACATGGCACGATAAACGCCGTTTCTTAAAAACTGCATTCGATACTACCATTCTATCTCGTCAAGCTCGCCATGAAATTCAATTTGGTTATGTAAACAAACCAACAACAAGAAACACTGAAACCGAACAAGCTATGTTTGAAGTTGTAAATCATAAATACACTGATTTATCAGAAACAAAATATGGTTGTGCAATCTTAAACGATTGTAAATACGGTATTTCTGTTGAAGGCGGAAACATGAGATTATCACTTCATAAGGGTGGTATCCGTCCTGACCCTAGAGGTGATGCAGGTGTTCATAAAGTAACTTATAGCTTTTTACCACATAACGAAGCATTTGGCGCAGATAGCGTTATTAAACCTGCTTATATGGCAAACTACAAACCAATCATCGTGAGCGGTGAATACAATATGCCAAAACTCGTTGGTGTAGATGCAGCAAATATCATTATAGAAACAATCAAACCTTGTGAAGAAAATGAACGTGCATTTATCGTGCGTCTATATGAAGCAGAAGGAACTTATACAAAAGCTGATCTATCTATTGATATTCCTGCAGCGAAAGTTGAAGAAACCAATATGCTTGAAGAAGTAAAAGCCGAGCTTGCTTGTCAAGATGGTGTTGCTTTAGCATTCAAGCCTTTTGAAATCAAAACAATTAAAATAAGCTACTAA
- a CDS encoding helix-turn-helix domain-containing protein: MAIIIRLDRVLADRKMQLNDLANIVGISNVNLSNLKTGKVKAIRFSTLGAICKALHCQPGELIEYEED, translated from the coding sequence ATGGCAATTATTATACGATTAGATCGTGTGTTAGCTGATCGAAAAATGCAGCTGAACGATTTAGCAAATATCGTTGGAATATCCAACGTAAACTTATCCAATTTAAAAACGGGTAAAGTAAAAGCAATTCGATTCTCCACTTTAGGGGCAATATGTAAAGCGCTTCATTGCCAACCGGGAGAGCTAATAGAATATGAAGAAGATTAA
- a CDS encoding DUF2975 domain-containing protein, translated as MEKKLAKMQSTCKWMHTVIGAFFILYVILAIALFVYLILNIITPSGDAFVVSKASNGWSIWNNNYSFGFSPTIGYDILNPTAQFSNQAKPVLIVTMIVYLCLRMLPMAIIIKLTKDTFYNMAFGKSPFSLESVRNLRKTAIIQMISENFYMATLSLALSYILDKQFSINFSFDLVSIFIGLLILAIAYIFDYVCELQKEHEETL; from the coding sequence ATGGAAAAGAAGTTAGCTAAGATGCAATCTACTTGTAAGTGGATGCATACGGTGATTGGTGCGTTTTTTATATTATATGTAATTTTAGCAATAGCGTTATTCGTATACTTGATTCTTAATATTATTACTCCAAGTGGAGACGCATTTGTGGTGAGTAAAGCATCAAATGGCTGGAGTATTTGGAATAATAATTATTCATTTGGATTTAGTCCGACTATTGGTTATGATATTCTTAATCCCACTGCTCAATTTTCCAATCAAGCCAAACCGGTTTTAATAGTAACAATGATAGTATACTTGTGTTTAAGAATGTTACCAATGGCAATTATCATTAAATTAACCAAAGATACATTTTATAATATGGCATTTGGTAAGTCACCATTTTCTCTTGAAAGTGTAAGGAATTTAAGGAAAACCGCAATTATTCAAATGATAAGTGAGAATTTTTATATGGCAACATTGTCTCTTGCGTTATCCTATATTTTAGATAAACAGTTTTCTATCAATTTTAGTTTTGATTTAGTAAGTATATTCATCGGGCTTTTGATTCTCGCAATTGCTTATATTTTTGATTACGTTTGTGAGTTACAAAAAGAACACGAAGAAACACTTTAA
- a CDS encoding DUF4838 domain-containing protein yields the protein MKLEKPIVIAINREAKVKIVRNKFTRPADILSHYFNRITQAEFDIVETTSVLPSVIFKTNPEIKHDGFSYYIFDKDIMIESASEQGFVYAVYDFLERIVGCRYYTKTEEYVPSDVNLTIFFEKYAFEPILQYREDFYKGFEDEIFCEKHKMSPASKHNGWGFWCHSFETLVNPKEYFNEHPEYFSLYEGQRVGTNAQLCLSNPDVYRILVENLRKHMEQNPDALYWSVSQNDNNAYCQCEECRKMNEYDESPMGSVLHFVNKVAAEFPDKIISTLAYWYTRTPPKHTRPANNVHIMLCNIEANRGLPIEKDTKSIDSKNELLAWKKICKNVFLWDYCIQFRNLVSPFPNLRVIPQNIRFFVENNVRSLFSQANREYGGEFSELRGYLLAKMMWDPYCDAEAVIQEFVDGYYKQAAPYIIDYINAMHDALEQNGGELSIFGSPSDYEETFLTPELFETYENYFDCAENAVSNDLETLFRVKTVRLPLYYAGICLKYGSRQKQLDMIAAFTAQAKKTGLIMVEEWSITVEKFVTNAIANLSE from the coding sequence ATGAAACTAGAAAAACCGATTGTAATTGCAATAAACAGAGAAGCAAAAGTTAAAATTGTTCGTAACAAATTTACCCGACCTGCCGACATCCTTAGTCACTATTTCAATCGTATCACGCAAGCTGAATTTGATATTGTGGAAACAACTTCCGTTTTACCATCCGTTATTTTTAAAACCAACCCTGAAATCAAACATGATGGCTTTTCCTATTATATTTTTGATAAAGATATCATGATTGAATCTGCATCTGAACAAGGATTTGTTTATGCGGTTTATGACTTTTTAGAGCGTATTGTTGGCTGTCGCTATTATACGAAAACAGAGGAATATGTTCCTTCCGATGTTAACCTTACTATATTTTTTGAAAAGTACGCATTTGAACCAATACTTCAATACAGAGAAGATTTCTATAAAGGGTTTGAAGATGAAATCTTCTGCGAAAAGCATAAAATGTCTCCTGCATCCAAACACAACGGATGGGGCTTTTGGTGTCATTCCTTTGAAACCTTAGTAAATCCGAAAGAGTACTTTAACGAGCATCCCGAATATTTTTCGCTGTATGAGGGGCAACGTGTTGGAACCAATGCACAGCTTTGCTTATCCAATCCCGATGTTTACCGCATATTAGTTGAAAATTTAAGAAAACATATGGAACAAAATCCTGATGCACTTTATTGGTCTGTTAGTCAAAATGACAATAACGCATATTGTCAATGTGAAGAATGCCGCAAAATGAATGAGTATGATGAAAGCCCAATGGGATCTGTATTACATTTTGTAAACAAAGTTGCTGCTGAATTCCCAGATAAAATTATCTCTACCTTAGCTTATTGGTATACAAGAACTCCGCCAAAACATACTCGTCCTGCTAATAATGTTCATATTATGCTATGTAATATTGAAGCAAACCGTGGCTTACCAATCGAAAAGGATACAAAATCAATTGACAGTAAAAATGAATTATTGGCATGGAAGAAAATTTGCAAGAATGTTTTCTTATGGGATTATTGTATTCAATTTCGGAATCTAGTAAGTCCATTCCCTAACCTTAGAGTTATTCCACAAAATATCCGTTTTTTTGTAGAAAACAATGTTCGTTCACTATTCAGCCAAGCAAATCGTGAATATGGCGGAGAGTTTTCTGAACTAAGGGGTTATCTGCTTGCTAAGATGATGTGGGATCCATATTGTGACGCTGAAGCTGTCATACAAGAATTCGTAGATGGTTATTATAAGCAAGCTGCTCCATATATCATAGACTATATCAATGCTATGCACGATGCTTTGGAGCAAAATGGCGGTGAACTAAGCATTTTCGGATCTCCTAGTGATTATGAAGAAACTTTCTTAACCCCAGAACTCTTTGAAACATACGAAAACTATTTTGACTGTGCAGAAAATGCTGTCAGCAATGATTTGGAAACTTTATTCCGGGTTAAAACTGTACGACTTCCACTTTACTATGCAGGAATTTGTTTAAAATACGGCTCTCGACAAAAACAATTAGATATGATTGCTGCATTTACAGCCCAAGCGAAGAAAACCGGTCTTATCATGGTAGAGGAATGGTCTATTACTGTAGAGAAATTTGTTACAAATGCCATTGCGAACTTAAGTGAATAA
- a CDS encoding polysaccharide deacetylase family protein, with the protein MKKILAILIVVSMIFTLCACKKNKDKDSSSTPSSQASSNPSSSMPSSTPSSSPSSDESVVSDDQAKPTVAHMIDVGTVNISGLEKYENNKKGWGQGKQVDADNRPITCDPMQKKFGEYGGIFIMPKDEKKIYLTFDEGYENGYTAKILDALKEKDCKAVFFVTMPYVKANADLIKRMIDEGHVVGNHSVRHKSMPTLTSDEAAKEITELHNYMVENYNYHMTLFRPPMGEWSTRTLVIAKELGYKTVLWSYAYLDYDTNNQMGVEKAFPRVTGAAHSGAVYLLHAVSKDNADMMANIVDDLRGKGYEFNLLK; encoded by the coding sequence ATGAAAAAGATACTTGCAATATTGATAGTAGTGTCCATGATTTTTACGTTGTGTGCTTGTAAAAAGAATAAAGATAAAGATTCTAGCAGTACGCCATCCAGTCAAGCTTCGAGTAATCCATCCAGCAGTATGCCAAGCAGTACACCCTCCAGCTCTCCATCTTCTGATGAATCTGTTGTTTCGGACGATCAAGCAAAGCCCACTGTGGCTCATATGATTGATGTAGGAACCGTTAATATTTCGGGCTTAGAGAAATATGAAAATAACAAAAAAGGCTGGGGACAAGGTAAACAAGTCGACGCAGATAATCGCCCTATTACTTGTGATCCAATGCAAAAGAAATTTGGGGAATATGGTGGTATTTTTATTATGCCCAAAGACGAAAAGAAAATATATCTAACATTTGACGAGGGCTATGAAAATGGATATACGGCAAAAATTCTGGATGCATTAAAAGAAAAAGATTGTAAAGCTGTCTTTTTTGTAACTATGCCATATGTGAAAGCAAATGCCGACTTAATCAAACGAATGATTGATGAAGGGCACGTTGTCGGTAACCATAGTGTGCGCCATAAATCTATGCCAACATTGACTTCCGATGAAGCGGCAAAAGAAATTACCGAGCTGCACAATTATATGGTAGAAAATTATAACTATCATATGACATTATTTCGACCACCAATGGGTGAATGGTCGACTCGAACTTTGGTAATTGCAAAAGAGCTAGGTTATAAAACAGTTCTATGGAGTTATGCTTATTTAGATTATGATACCAATAATCAAATGGGAGTAGAAAAAGCATTTCCAAGAGTCACAGGAGCGGCTCATTCGGGTGCAGTATATTTGCTACATGCAGTATCGAAAGATAATGCCGATATGATGGCAAATATCGTAGATGATTTACGTGGAAAAGGCTATGAATTTAATTTATTAAAATAA
- a CDS encoding glycoside hydrolase family 18 protein: protein MSKVILGYALQEGEIHISEADAKKYTHLNIAFGKLQLDQTISTEGLTLLDEIKTLKGYNPNLKISLSIGGGHKDAFSDGAKTEATRKKIASECARIVEEYKLDGIDYDWEFPTSPCNSIKCDEADRENFTLLMKEIRTALDAIDGTHYLLTIAAGGDQYYVDFTNMAEVQQYLDYVFLMTYDLRCGFHGLTGHHTNLYTTNGDIFRTSCDAAVRIFHNAGVPMEKLCIGAAFYSREWYGVKNVNKGLLQLTDGSGPVGYYGPDYTELVNNYINKNGFVRYYDEQAQAPYLFNGSRFISYDDVQSVAAKCDYVSKTGCAGIFHWQHSYDLTGELLDTMAKILK, encoded by the coding sequence ATGAGTAAAGTAATTTTAGGATATGCACTACAAGAGGGCGAAATTCATATCAGCGAAGCAGATGCAAAAAAATATACACATCTGAACATCGCTTTTGGTAAACTACAACTAGACCAAACAATTTCTACAGAAGGATTAACTCTTTTAGATGAAATAAAGACTTTAAAAGGATATAATCCAAATTTAAAAATTTCACTTTCAATTGGTGGGGGACATAAAGACGCATTTAGTGACGGCGCCAAAACTGAAGCAACCAGAAAGAAAATTGCAAGCGAATGTGCAAGAATCGTAGAGGAATATAAGCTGGATGGTATTGATTATGATTGGGAGTTTCCAACTTCGCCCTGCAACTCAATCAAATGTGATGAAGCCGACAGAGAAAACTTTACTTTGTTAATGAAAGAAATTCGTACTGCGTTAGATGCAATTGATGGTACACATTATTTATTAACAATTGCAGCTGGTGGAGATCAATATTATGTTGATTTTACCAATATGGCAGAAGTACAACAATATTTAGATTACGTTTTCTTAATGACATACGATTTAAGATGTGGATTCCATGGCTTAACAGGACACCACACAAATCTATATACAACCAACGGTGATATTTTCCGCACAAGTTGTGATGCGGCGGTGAGAATATTCCATAATGCAGGAGTTCCAATGGAAAAACTATGTATCGGCGCAGCATTTTATTCAAGAGAATGGTATGGCGTGAAAAACGTAAACAAGGGTTTATTGCAATTAACAGATGGAAGTGGACCTGTTGGTTATTATGGCCCTGATTATACGGAATTGGTAAACAACTATATTAACAAAAACGGTTTTGTTCGTTATTATGATGAACAAGCACAAGCACCATATTTATTCAATGGCAGCAGATTTATTTCTTATGATGATGTACAATCCGTTGCTGCAAAATGTGATTATGTAAGCAAAACAGGCTGCGCAGGAATTTTCCATTGGCAGCATTCTTATGATTTAACAGGTGAGCTGTTAGATACAATGGCAAAAATACTTAAATAG
- a CDS encoding ABC transporter permease encodes MNNTVMDLSIFNLAIAYVFVLVLLFIFKARGIKREKLILIATTRMTIQLTIMGYILMYVFQNPSWWLTIIMLTIMISFAIYNVYKRVKSEMSKPLKQLVALSMVFGYLVTVGIFLFLVLRITPWFKPQYIIPISGMIIGNAMTGISLGANKLCSGMRDKRELIENSLMLGATPAAATRDIVNDAFDSAILPTMNNMLTMGIVSLPGMMTGQILSGTFPITAIKYQIGIMLAILGCTALTVVVFVTLGYKTFFSKKGTLE; translated from the coding sequence ATGAATAACACCGTTATGGATTTATCAATTTTTAATCTTGCTATAGCATATGTGTTTGTGCTTGTTTTGCTCTTTATTTTCAAAGCCAGAGGAATTAAGCGTGAAAAGCTGATTTTAATTGCAACAACAAGAATGACAATCCAACTTACGATAATGGGATATATTTTAATGTATGTATTTCAAAATCCAAGTTGGTGGCTTACTATTATCATGCTAACCATAATGATTAGTTTTGCAATTTATAATGTGTATAAACGAGTGAAAAGCGAGATGTCAAAACCATTAAAGCAATTAGTCGCACTTTCTATGGTGTTTGGCTATCTTGTTACCGTTGGTATTTTCTTATTCTTAGTACTGCGAATAACTCCGTGGTTTAAACCGCAATACATAATTCCAATTTCAGGTATGATTATCGGAAATGCTATGACGGGTATTTCGTTGGGAGCAAACAAGCTATGTAGCGGTATGAGAGATAAAAGGGAACTCATTGAAAACTCACTTATGCTTGGCGCAACTCCCGCAGCTGCAACTCGGGATATTGTCAATGATGCGTTTGACAGCGCAATCTTGCCAACGATGAATAATATGCTGACAATGGGTATCGTTTCTTTACCAGGTATGATGACAGGTCAGATTTTATCTGGAACATTTCCGATTACCGCTATTAAATATCAAATTGGCATTATGCTCGCAATTTTAGGATGTACCGCTCTTACGGTTGTGGTGTTTGTAACACTTGGATATAAAACATTCTTCTCAAAAAAAGGAACACTAGAATAA
- a CDS encoding ABC transporter ATP-binding protein: MFQIRNLKFKDILDIDNLTIDQTITCISGASGSGKTTLLKLLNRLYVADQGTILFNCDSIDNMDPVQLRRRVVMLGQTPVIYDGTIQDNLQIGRVFSEKPKVSREDLVKVMQAVGLDKALDDCCGTLSGGEKQRLCLARVMLMDTEVYLLDEPSAALDKETEHFIINNLAEFVLKNNKQLIMVTHSPEVQAMYVDSQFMIANGRVCEHE, encoded by the coding sequence TTGTTCCAAATACGAAATTTAAAGTTTAAAGATATACTCGATATTGATAATTTAACCATTGATCAAACAATAACTTGTATTTCAGGAGCATCAGGAAGCGGAAAAACAACCTTGCTAAAGCTTTTAAATCGATTATATGTAGCCGACCAAGGAACAATTTTATTCAATTGTGACTCAATTGATAATATGGATCCTGTTCAATTAAGGCGAAGGGTGGTTATGTTAGGGCAGACTCCTGTTATTTATGATGGAACAATACAAGATAACTTGCAAATTGGGCGTGTGTTCTCTGAAAAGCCAAAAGTAAGTCGTGAAGATTTAGTAAAGGTAATGCAAGCAGTTGGTTTGGATAAAGCGCTGGATGATTGTTGTGGTACGCTTTCGGGTGGAGAAAAGCAGCGGCTTTGTTTAGCTAGAGTCATGCTTATGGATACGGAAGTTTACTTGTTGGACGAACCATCTGCGGCATTAGATAAAGAAACGGAACATTTTATTATCAACAACTTAGCTGAGTTTGTGTTGAAAAACAATAAGCAGCTGATAATGGTAACACATTCTCCCGAAGTACAGGCGATGTATGTTGATTCTCAGTTTATGATTGCAAATGGAAGGGTGTGTGAGCATGAATAA